One Egicoccus halophilus genomic region harbors:
- a CDS encoding putative quinol monooxygenase yields MPPLAVHARFTAHPGSGDELAAAVDEMSDAAEQEAGTLVYAAHRDRDEPDAVVMYELYADDDALDVHGATEAAARFGSRLDGLLAREPEVWFSRPTRTKGLPAAGHDGHDELG; encoded by the coding sequence ATGCCACCGCTGGCCGTCCACGCCCGCTTCACCGCCCACCCCGGGTCCGGCGACGAACTCGCGGCCGCCGTCGACGAGATGTCGGACGCGGCCGAGCAGGAGGCCGGCACGCTGGTCTACGCCGCCCACCGGGACCGCGACGAACCCGACGCGGTGGTGATGTACGAGCTGTACGCCGACGACGACGCCCTCGACGTCCACGGCGCGACCGAGGCCGCCGCCCGCTTCGGGTCCCGGCTCGACGGCCTGCTCGCCAGGGAACCCGAGGTGTGGTTCTCCCGGCCGACCCGGACCAAGGGGCTACCGGCTGCCGGGCACGACGGGCACGACGAGCTCGGCTGA
- a CDS encoding HAD-IIIA family hydrolase, whose product MSRRPLAYDVVVPTVGRPSLAALLDALAAGPGPLPEQVLVVDDRSAPRTPLLASAVPEALADRVRVLTAGGRGPAAARNVGWRAGTAPWVAFLDDDVLPPVGWRAALHADLVDLPAEVGGSQGRLRVPLPDQRRPTDWERNVAGLETAQWATADLAYRRVSLAAVGGFDERFLRAYREDADLGLRVTGAGWRIVSGTRVMVHPVRPADPFVSVRLQRGNAEDPFLRALHGPDWRERAGVPAGRRPWHLATTGVLLAAVGAAAAGNRPLARWAGVAWIGLTTDFAWRRIAPGPRSAREVTTMAATSVAIPPVATWYWLRGLAGLPVRRRRPAPVPGPVARPSASASASASASSADGTGRPAAVLFDRDGTLVHDVPYNGDPAAVRPVDGARRALERLRAAGVPTAVVSNQSGVARGRITRAQVDAVNRRIDELLGPLGPWLVCEHGPDDGCHCRKPAPGLVEQAAAALGVDPRDCVVIGDIGADMQAAAAAGARGILVPTPITRAEEVAAAAEVAPDLAAAVDAALQGSSTSSSGEDAA is encoded by the coding sequence GTGAGTCGTCGCCCCCTCGCCTACGACGTGGTCGTCCCGACCGTCGGACGCCCCTCGCTGGCCGCGTTGCTCGACGCGCTGGCCGCCGGCCCGGGCCCGTTGCCCGAGCAGGTGCTGGTCGTCGACGACCGCAGCGCGCCGAGGACGCCCCTGCTGGCGTCCGCCGTGCCGGAGGCGCTCGCCGACCGGGTGCGGGTGCTGACCGCCGGGGGACGCGGACCGGCAGCCGCCCGCAACGTCGGTTGGCGCGCGGGTACGGCGCCGTGGGTGGCGTTCCTCGACGACGACGTGCTGCCACCGGTCGGCTGGCGCGCGGCCCTGCACGCCGACCTGGTCGATCTGCCAGCCGAGGTCGGCGGGTCGCAGGGACGCCTGCGGGTGCCCCTGCCCGACCAGCGCCGTCCGACCGACTGGGAGCGCAACGTCGCCGGGCTCGAGACGGCGCAGTGGGCCACGGCCGACCTCGCCTACCGCCGGGTGTCCCTGGCGGCCGTCGGCGGCTTCGACGAGCGCTTCCTCCGGGCCTACCGGGAGGACGCCGACCTCGGGCTGCGGGTGACCGGGGCAGGGTGGCGCATCGTGTCGGGCACGCGCGTCATGGTCCACCCGGTCCGGCCGGCCGATCCGTTCGTGAGCGTCCGTCTGCAGCGCGGCAACGCCGAGGACCCGTTCCTGCGCGCCCTGCACGGGCCGGACTGGCGGGAGCGGGCCGGTGTCCCCGCCGGCCGCCGACCGTGGCACCTGGCGACCACCGGGGTGTTGCTCGCGGCCGTGGGTGCGGCGGCCGCCGGCAACCGGCCGCTCGCGCGGTGGGCGGGGGTCGCCTGGATCGGGCTGACGACCGACTTCGCGTGGCGACGGATCGCTCCCGGCCCGCGCTCGGCCCGGGAGGTGACCACGATGGCTGCGACCAGTGTCGCGATCCCGCCGGTGGCCACCTGGTACTGGTTGCGCGGCCTGGCGGGCCTGCCCGTTCGACGGCGCCGTCCCGCGCCGGTCCCGGGTCCGGTGGCCCGACCGTCGGCGTCGGCGTCGGCGTCGGCGTCGGCGTCGTCGGCGGACGGCACCGGCCGGCCGGCCGCCGTGCTGTTCGACCGCGACGGCACCCTGGTGCACGACGTGCCCTACAACGGTGACCCGGCGGCCGTTCGTCCCGTCGACGGTGCCCGCCGGGCGCTCGAGCGGCTGCGCGCCGCGGGCGTGCCGACGGCGGTGGTGAGCAACCAGTCCGGCGTGGCGCGGGGACGGATCACCCGTGCGCAGGTCGACGCGGTCAACCGCCGGATCGACGAACTGCTGGGCCCGCTGGGGCCCTGGTTGGTCTGCGAGCACGGACCCGACGACGGCTGCCACTGCCGCAAGCCGGCGCCGGGGCTCGTCGAACAGGCCGCCGCCGCACTGGGTGTCGACCCTCGGGACTGCGTCGTGATCGGCGACATCGGTGCCGACATGCAGGCCGCAGCCGCCGCCGGTGCGCGCGGCATCCTCGTGCCGACCCCGATCACCCGCGCCGAGGAGGTCGCCGCGGCCGCGGAGGTGGCGCCGGACCTGGCCGCAGCCGTCGACGCGGCGTTGCAGGGCTCCTCCACGTCCTCGTCCGGTGAGGACGCGGCATGA
- a CDS encoding glycosyltransferase — protein MRILLWHVHGSWTTSFVSGEHTYLLPVLPDRGPYGRGRAQTWDWPANAVEVSPAEAAEADVDLVVLQRPEELTGLAETWLGGRVPGRDLPAVYVEHNAPQGRINDLRHPACDRDDLVVAHVTHFNALLWDTGRTRSTVVEHGIVDPGERYTGELDRAAAMANEPGRRARVTGTDLLPRFEAMVPVDLYGLGTEEVGGHGNLTHEELHDVIGRRRLYLHPYRWTSLGLALLEAMHVGMPVVTLDTTEASEAIPSGAGIVSNRFDVLEAGIRELRNDPEHARAMGKAARAAALERFGLARFLADWDQLLQEVVR, from the coding sequence ATGAGGATCCTGCTCTGGCACGTGCACGGTTCGTGGACCACGTCCTTCGTCTCGGGCGAGCACACGTACCTGCTCCCCGTGCTGCCCGACCGCGGGCCCTACGGACGCGGCCGGGCCCAGACGTGGGACTGGCCGGCGAACGCGGTCGAGGTGAGCCCGGCCGAGGCGGCCGAGGCCGACGTCGACCTCGTGGTCCTGCAGCGGCCGGAGGAGCTGACCGGCCTGGCCGAGACCTGGCTGGGTGGGCGCGTCCCGGGGCGTGACCTGCCGGCCGTCTACGTCGAGCACAACGCGCCGCAGGGACGGATCAACGACCTGCGCCACCCGGCGTGCGACCGCGACGACCTCGTGGTCGCCCACGTCACCCACTTCAACGCCCTGCTGTGGGACACCGGCCGCACCCGCAGCACGGTCGTCGAGCACGGCATCGTCGACCCGGGGGAGCGCTACACCGGCGAGCTCGACCGGGCCGCGGCCATGGCCAACGAACCCGGCCGTCGTGCCCGGGTGACCGGGACCGACCTGTTGCCCCGCTTCGAGGCCATGGTCCCCGTCGACCTCTACGGCCTGGGCACCGAGGAGGTCGGCGGACACGGCAACCTCACCCACGAGGAGCTGCACGACGTGATCGGCCGCCGGCGGCTGTACCTGCACCCGTACCGGTGGACCTCGCTCGGCCTGGCGTTGCTCGAGGCGATGCACGTCGGCATGCCCGTCGTCACGCTCGACACCACCGAGGCCTCGGAGGCGATCCCGTCGGGGGCCGGCATCGTGTCCAACCGCTTCGACGTCCTCGAAGCGGGCATCCGGGAGCTGCGCAACGACCCGGAACATGCCCGCGCCATGGGCAAGGCCGCCCGTGCCGCCGCGCTCGAGCGTTTCGGTCTCGCCCGGTTCCTCGCGGACTGGGACCAACTGCTGCAGGAGGTGGTTCGATGA
- a CDS encoding glycosyltransferase family 2 protein → MPDPADRRIAVVMTTFDRCAGVLATLPRLLALPERPEVVVVDDASPDATAQQVARHFPQVRLVRAPRNLGSAARNLGVAAVDAPYVAFADDDSWWEPGALRRAADVLDAHPNVGLLAAAIDVGVDGGREDPTNALLAASPLVRTDLPGPEVLGFVACGAVVRREAFLAVGGFAERMHIGGEEELLALDLRSAGWRSVHVAGVRARHAPDATGERPGRRRRTTRNRLWTAWLRRPAGSALRVTGETLVHAARDPAARAGVVEAVRDLPRVLGERSPVLPDVEADLRRVARAERSSSTP, encoded by the coding sequence GTGCCCGACCCGGCCGACCGGCGCATCGCCGTCGTGATGACGACCTTCGACCGCTGCGCCGGGGTGCTCGCCACCCTGCCCCGCCTGCTCGCCCTGCCGGAGCGGCCCGAGGTCGTGGTGGTCGACGACGCCTCCCCCGACGCGACCGCCCAACAGGTCGCGCGCCACTTCCCGCAGGTCCGCCTCGTACGCGCTCCCCGCAACCTCGGCAGTGCCGCCCGCAACCTCGGGGTCGCGGCCGTCGACGCGCCCTACGTCGCCTTCGCGGACGACGACTCGTGGTGGGAGCCGGGTGCCCTGCGCCGGGCCGCCGACGTCCTGGACGCCCATCCGAACGTCGGTCTGCTCGCCGCCGCGATCGACGTCGGGGTCGACGGCGGACGCGAGGACCCGACCAACGCGCTGCTGGCGGCGAGCCCGCTCGTCCGCACGGACCTGCCCGGACCCGAGGTCCTCGGCTTCGTCGCCTGCGGCGCGGTCGTGCGGCGCGAGGCGTTCCTCGCCGTCGGCGGGTTCGCCGAACGGATGCACATCGGTGGCGAGGAGGAGCTGCTGGCCCTCGACCTGCGCAGCGCCGGCTGGCGAAGTGTCCACGTCGCCGGCGTACGTGCCCGCCACGCGCCCGACGCCACCGGCGAGCGGCCGGGCCGCCGCCGACGCACGACCCGCAACCGGTTGTGGACCGCCTGGCTGCGCCGTCCGGCGGGATCGGCCCTGCGTGTCACCGGCGAGACCCTGGTGCACGCGGCGCGTGACCCCGCCGCCCGCGCCGGCGTGGTGGAGGCCGTCCGGGACCTGCCACGGGTCCTGGGCGAGCGCAGCCCCGTCCTCCCGGACGTGGAAGCCGACCTCCGACGCGTGGCGCGGGCGGAACGATCCTCCTCGACGCCCTGA
- a CDS encoding glycosyltransferase family 9 protein: MTRVLVVRPDNNGDVLLAGPALRALAADAEHVTLWVGPRGRLGASSLPGVDEVVVRTLPWIDPAPAAVDGDWLEETVAFASGLRADRAFVLSSFHQSPLPTALCLRAAGVPWIGATSEYYPGSLLDLRHRIDDDVHEVERSLDLVAAAGHRLPDGDDGRLRVRPTTRPNPVPAGAPYVVVHPGASVPARAWSPERNRAAVGALEAAGWRVVVTGAPDETDLTRTVAAGARTTLDLGGRCDWEELTVVLRDAAAVVVGNTGPAHLAAAVGTPVVSLYAPTVPAVRWRPWQVPHELLGQQDIGCAGCRAQVCPVAGHPCIGRVVPDDVLAAVTRLTGGVADPVAPAEVPA; the protein is encoded by the coding sequence ATGACGCGGGTCCTGGTGGTCCGTCCCGACAACAACGGTGACGTCCTGCTCGCCGGTCCGGCGCTGCGGGCGCTGGCCGCGGACGCCGAGCACGTCACCCTGTGGGTCGGGCCGCGGGGCCGGCTGGGTGCCTCGTCGCTGCCCGGGGTCGACGAGGTCGTCGTGCGCACCCTGCCGTGGATCGACCCGGCGCCGGCGGCCGTCGACGGGGACTGGCTCGAGGAGACGGTGGCGTTCGCGTCCGGGCTGCGGGCCGACCGGGCGTTCGTGCTCAGTTCCTTCCACCAGTCGCCGCTGCCGACCGCGCTGTGCCTGCGTGCGGCTGGCGTGCCGTGGATCGGGGCCACCAGCGAGTACTACCCGGGGTCCCTGCTCGACCTGCGTCACCGCATCGACGACGACGTGCACGAGGTCGAGCGATCGCTGGATCTCGTGGCCGCCGCCGGCCACCGACTGCCCGACGGGGACGACGGGCGCCTGCGGGTGCGCCCGACCACGCGGCCGAACCCGGTCCCGGCGGGAGCGCCGTACGTGGTCGTGCACCCCGGCGCCTCGGTCCCGGCCCGGGCCTGGTCGCCGGAGCGCAACCGCGCCGCGGTCGGCGCCCTCGAGGCCGCCGGGTGGCGCGTGGTGGTCACCGGTGCGCCCGACGAGACCGACCTGACGCGGACGGTCGCCGCGGGAGCTCGGACCACGCTCGACCTCGGCGGTCGCTGCGACTGGGAGGAACTCACGGTCGTCCTGCGTGACGCGGCCGCCGTGGTCGTCGGCAACACCGGTCCGGCCCATCTCGCGGCCGCGGTGGGGACGCCGGTGGTCTCGCTCTACGCCCCCACCGTTCCGGCCGTGCGCTGGCGGCCGTGGCAGGTCCCGCACGAACTGCTCGGCCAGCAGGACATCGGCTGCGCCGGCTGCCGGGCGCAGGTCTGTCCGGTCGCCGGCCACCCCTGCATCGGTCGCGTCGTCCCGGACGACGTGCTGGCGGCCGTCACCCGACTCACCGGCGGTGTCGCGGACCCGGTCGCGCCCGCGGAGGTACCCGCATGA
- a CDS encoding glycoside hydrolase family 9 protein, producing the protein MAWTRTRSGPIAALVALLGLLATTLVAVPDAAAQETPTNLVPNGDFAEGTANWWGLDDAAFADGEACFTAPRGDIGNWATNELTPGQSYEFAFTARVTEETRELAARVQPDGAQAPDHDVSETVTLTDEANRFSWRFTAGPYSGDVGTASNRVIFDTSGPAGTVCLSQVELRPISELLSNPTFDGQDPWWTSDGVALADDGTGRLCRTVPAGGEAWDVLLGQGGVELEEGRTYTVSVAASASPQSTARVVIPMPGRDWPPLYVADLTLRPDGQAFTASFEAEADASTQFQFELGGNPEPFELCLTLASLTTGGDVAGYEPDTGPRVRVNQVGYLPHGPKRATLVTDADSPLAWQLQDADGTMVATGRSEPRGFDPSAGLSVHHLDFSAFTGSGRDFTLVADDDTSYPFDISAELYADLRRDALGIYYTQRSGFEIVPVEVDGELRKTEYVRPAGHVSEFGGDDVNQGDFGLPCLPNERFQAAGGTQYGGFDHYGREGWHCPQGYTVDAHGGWYDAGDHGKYVVNSGMTVYQLLSTYERNQLARVADRGALGDATLVIPERGNGVPDVLDEVRWNLDWMLRMQVPAGTSMAIEGEEFDAGGLVHHKLHDIAWTGLNTLPHEDPMPRFVHRPSTAATLNLAAAAAHGARVWADVDPAYADELLAAARRAWAAANAHPDILAPNTNDLDPAPGGGPYDDDELGDEFYWAAAQLYLTTGEAGFAQAVTSSPYHVGGERGDLWSPTGFDWGATAAAGRLDLATVPNGLEDRAAVIASVREGADRYLATQRAEPFGHPYGPQRYDWGSTHQVVNNAVVIATAYDLTGERRYLEGAVEAADYVLGRNALNNSYVKGYGSHYSQRMHSRWYASADRLPPFPDGKLAGGPNSGIQDPVAQANLQGCAPQACYIDHVDSWSTNETTINWNAALSWFASWLDDMGDGRPDHPGLPPGVEPPLAEQYEPWSRGVERVCDGTATLPFTDVGASVHAELIACLADLGLTEGVGDGRYGPAGMVSRGQLATFLDRMLRHAGAPLPDAPRAFPDTAGNVHAGAIDRLAAAGIVQGIRGGTYAPRAAVTRAQAATMVVNTLDLLDDGEHNRSLALGEDLHAFADVTEATHHRAAIEVLAWHGVVQGFRDGSYGPGRSLRRDQMAALLLRSLDLATESDED; encoded by the coding sequence ATGGCGTGGACACGGACGCGATCGGGGCCGATCGCGGCACTGGTGGCACTGCTCGGGCTGCTGGCGACGACACTGGTGGCGGTGCCCGACGCCGCGGCCCAGGAGACACCGACCAACCTGGTGCCCAACGGCGACTTCGCCGAGGGCACGGCGAACTGGTGGGGACTCGACGACGCCGCCTTCGCCGACGGCGAGGCGTGCTTCACCGCGCCGCGCGGGGACATCGGCAACTGGGCGACCAACGAGCTCACCCCGGGACAGAGCTACGAGTTCGCCTTCACGGCGCGCGTGACCGAGGAGACCCGCGAGCTCGCCGCACGGGTGCAGCCCGACGGGGCGCAGGCACCGGACCACGACGTCTCCGAGACCGTGACCCTGACCGACGAGGCGAACCGCTTCTCCTGGCGCTTCACGGCCGGTCCCTACAGCGGCGACGTCGGTACGGCCAGCAACCGCGTCATCTTCGACACCTCGGGCCCGGCGGGCACGGTGTGCCTCTCTCAGGTCGAACTGCGGCCGATCAGCGAGCTGCTGAGCAACCCCACCTTCGACGGGCAGGACCCGTGGTGGACCAGCGACGGGGTCGCGCTCGCCGACGACGGCACCGGACGGTTGTGCCGCACCGTCCCGGCCGGCGGCGAGGCCTGGGACGTGCTGCTCGGTCAGGGTGGGGTGGAACTCGAGGAGGGCCGCACCTACACGGTCTCGGTCGCGGCCTCGGCCTCGCCGCAGTCCACGGCACGGGTCGTGATCCCGATGCCGGGACGGGACTGGCCGCCGTTGTACGTCGCCGATCTGACCCTGCGTCCTGACGGGCAGGCCTTCACCGCCTCGTTCGAGGCGGAGGCCGACGCGTCGACCCAGTTCCAGTTCGAGCTCGGGGGCAACCCGGAGCCGTTCGAGCTCTGCCTGACGCTGGCCTCGCTGACGACCGGAGGCGACGTGGCCGGGTACGAGCCGGACACCGGCCCGCGCGTGCGGGTCAACCAGGTCGGCTACCTCCCGCACGGGCCCAAGCGCGCCACGCTGGTGACCGACGCCGACAGCCCGTTGGCCTGGCAGCTGCAGGACGCCGACGGGACCATGGTGGCGACCGGTCGCTCCGAGCCGCGCGGGTTCGACCCCTCGGCCGGGCTGAGCGTGCACCACCTCGACTTCTCCGCCTTCACCGGCAGTGGCCGGGACTTCACCCTGGTCGCCGACGACGACACGAGCTACCCGTTCGACATCTCGGCCGAGCTCTACGCCGACCTGCGTCGCGACGCGCTGGGCATCTACTACACCCAGCGGTCCGGCTTCGAGATCGTCCCCGTCGAGGTCGACGGGGAGCTGCGCAAGACCGAGTACGTCCGCCCGGCCGGGCACGTGAGCGAGTTCGGCGGCGACGACGTCAACCAGGGTGACTTCGGTCTGCCGTGCCTGCCCAACGAACGGTTCCAGGCCGCGGGTGGGACCCAGTACGGCGGCTTCGACCACTACGGCCGCGAGGGCTGGCACTGCCCGCAGGGCTACACCGTCGACGCGCACGGCGGCTGGTACGACGCCGGTGACCACGGCAAGTACGTGGTCAACTCCGGCATGACCGTCTACCAGCTGCTGTCCACCTACGAGCGCAACCAGTTGGCGCGGGTCGCCGACCGCGGGGCACTCGGCGACGCGACGCTGGTCATCCCCGAGCGCGGCAACGGGGTGCCCGACGTGCTCGACGAGGTGCGTTGGAACCTCGACTGGATGCTGCGCATGCAGGTCCCGGCCGGCACGTCGATGGCGATCGAGGGCGAGGAGTTCGACGCGGGCGGCCTCGTGCACCACAAGCTGCACGACATCGCCTGGACGGGACTGAACACCCTGCCGCACGAGGACCCGATGCCCCGCTTCGTGCACCGGCCCTCGACGGCGGCGACGCTCAACCTCGCCGCCGCGGCGGCGCACGGTGCCCGTGTCTGGGCGGACGTCGACCCGGCCTACGCCGACGAGCTGCTCGCCGCGGCCCGCCGGGCATGGGCCGCGGCCAACGCCCATCCCGACATCCTGGCGCCCAACACCAACGACCTCGACCCGGCGCCGGGCGGCGGGCCGTACGACGACGACGAGCTCGGTGACGAGTTCTACTGGGCGGCCGCCCAGCTGTACCTCACGACCGGTGAGGCCGGATTCGCCCAGGCCGTGACCAGCTCGCCCTACCACGTCGGCGGGGAGCGGGGAGACCTGTGGTCGCCCACCGGCTTCGACTGGGGCGCGACCGCGGCCGCCGGCCGGCTGGACCTGGCGACGGTGCCGAACGGCCTGGAGGACCGGGCGGCCGTGATCGCGTCGGTGCGCGAGGGGGCGGACCGCTACCTCGCCACCCAGCGTGCCGAGCCGTTCGGGCACCCCTACGGGCCGCAGCGCTACGACTGGGGCTCGACGCACCAAGTGGTCAACAACGCGGTGGTCATCGCCACCGCCTACGACCTCACCGGTGAGCGGCGCTACCTCGAGGGCGCGGTCGAGGCCGCGGACTACGTGCTCGGCCGCAACGCCCTGAACAACTCCTACGTCAAGGGGTACGGCTCGCACTACTCGCAGCGGATGCACAGCCGCTGGTACGCGTCCGCCGACCGGTTGCCGCCGTTCCCCGACGGCAAGCTCGCCGGCGGTCCCAACAGTGGCATCCAGGACCCGGTGGCGCAGGCCAACCTGCAGGGTTGTGCCCCGCAGGCCTGCTACATCGATCACGTCGACTCGTGGTCGACCAACGAGACCACGATCAACTGGAACGCCGCCCTGTCGTGGTTCGCGTCCTGGCTCGACGACATGGGTGACGGTCGTCCCGACCACCCGGGTCTGCCGCCGGGTGTCGAGCCGCCGCTGGCCGAGCAGTACGAGCCGTGGTCACGCGGGGTCGAACGGGTCTGCGACGGCACGGCGACCCTGCCGTTCACCGACGTCGGCGCGTCCGTCCACGCCGAGCTGATCGCCTGCCTGGCCGACCTCGGGCTCACCGAGGGCGTCGGTGACGGCCGGTACGGCCCGGCCGGCATGGTGTCGCGCGGCCAGCTGGCGACCTTCCTCGACCGGATGCTGCGACACGCCGGGGCGCCGCTGCCCGACGCGCCGCGGGCGTTCCCCGACACGGCCGGCAACGTGCACGCCGGGGCGATCGACCGGCTCGCGGCCGCGGGCATCGTGCAGGGCATCCGTGGCGGCACCTACGCGCCGCGGGCGGCGGTCACCCGCGCCCAGGCGGCCACGATGGTGGTCAACACGCTCGACCTGCTCGACGACGGCGAGCACAACCGTTCGCTGGCGCTGGGGGAGGACCTGCACGCCTTCGCGGACGTGACCGAGGCCACCCACCACCGCGCCGCGATCGAGGTGCTCGCCTGGCACGGCGTGGTGCAGGGCTTCCGCGACGGCTCGTACGGGCCCGGTCGCTCCCTGCGCCGGGACCAGATGGCCGCGCTGCTGCTGCGGTCGTTGGACCTGGCGACGGAGTCGGACGAGGACTGA
- a CDS encoding carbamoyltransferase, which translates to MLGINAVFHDPAAAIVVDGRIVAAAEEERFSRRKHGKQAVPFSTWELPERAIRFCLERAGLRPEDLDAVAYSYDPALAPPSTGDLTGDAWEGLRTLYAERADRFLTTALPGLSADVVRHVPHHVAHAASAYLAAPYDGTCSVMTLDGRGERQTFLAGRVRDGDLEVLASQELPHSLGLLYEALTEHLGFLRSSDEYKVMAMASYGEPRWIEQLREDVRVTDDGGFTAPEDYDFSRFVPRWTPGDEISRPHADLAATVQTRLEEVLLDLANRLHERTGDRRLVMAGGIALNCVANSRLWREGPFEEIWVQPAAGDAGTALGGALHLAHQLGDRVQPMTTAALGSDFDDASIEAALRHARVAYERPDDLAEVVAETLAANGIVAWFQGAAEFGPRALGHRSLLCSPIDPENTERLNVVKGREQFRPVAPMVHLDRAAEVFTDGPLPSPYMLFTHTVHNGWAERIPAAVHVDKSARAQTVDPVTEPLVARMLAAFEARTGVPVVINTSLNTAGRPIVDSPQDVLECFGSAPIDLLAIGPFVVRRPDVVVA; encoded by the coding sequence GTGCTGGGGATCAACGCCGTCTTCCACGATCCGGCGGCCGCGATCGTCGTGGACGGCCGCATCGTCGCGGCGGCGGAGGAGGAGCGGTTCTCGCGCCGCAAGCACGGCAAGCAGGCGGTGCCCTTCTCGACGTGGGAGCTGCCCGAGCGGGCGATCCGGTTCTGCCTCGAGCGTGCCGGGTTGCGTCCCGAGGACCTCGACGCGGTCGCCTACTCCTACGACCCCGCCCTCGCGCCACCGTCGACGGGGGACCTCACCGGGGACGCCTGGGAAGGGCTGCGCACGCTCTACGCCGAGCGCGCCGACCGCTTCCTGACCACCGCCCTGCCGGGCCTGTCGGCGGACGTCGTGCGGCACGTCCCCCACCACGTCGCCCACGCCGCCTCGGCGTATCTCGCCGCCCCCTACGACGGCACCTGCAGCGTGATGACGCTCGACGGGCGGGGTGAACGGCAGACCTTCCTCGCCGGACGGGTCCGCGACGGCGACCTCGAGGTGCTCGCGAGCCAGGAACTGCCCCACTCGCTCGGGCTGCTGTACGAGGCGCTCACCGAGCACCTCGGCTTCCTCCGCTCGAGCGACGAGTACAAGGTCATGGCGATGGCCTCGTACGGCGAGCCGCGCTGGATCGAGCAGCTGCGCGAGGACGTGCGCGTCACCGACGACGGCGGTTTCACGGCGCCCGAGGACTACGACTTCTCCCGGTTCGTGCCCCGCTGGACGCCCGGTGACGAGATCAGCCGCCCCCACGCCGATCTCGCCGCGACCGTGCAGACCCGCCTCGAGGAGGTGCTGCTCGACCTCGCGAACCGGCTGCACGAGCGCACCGGCGACCGGCGCCTCGTGATGGCCGGCGGCATCGCCCTCAACTGCGTCGCCAACTCGCGTCTGTGGCGGGAGGGCCCGTTCGAGGAGATCTGGGTACAGCCCGCCGCCGGCGACGCCGGTACGGCGCTCGGCGGCGCGCTCCACCTCGCCCACCAGCTCGGGGACCGGGTGCAGCCGATGACGACGGCCGCGCTCGGCAGCGACTTCGACGACGCGAGCATCGAAGCCGCCCTGCGCCACGCACGCGTGGCCTACGAGCGGCCCGACGACCTCGCCGAGGTGGTCGCCGAGACGCTGGCCGCCAACGGCATCGTGGCGTGGTTCCAGGGCGCCGCGGAGTTCGGACCGCGTGCGCTGGGCCACCGCTCGCTGCTGTGCAGCCCGATCGACCCGGAGAACACCGAGCGGCTCAACGTGGTCAAGGGCCGCGAGCAGTTCCGCCCGGTCGCGCCGATGGTCCACCTCGACCGCGCCGCCGAGGTCTTCACCGACGGTCCGCTGCCGAGCCCCTACATGCTGTTCACCCACACGGTCCACAACGGCTGGGCCGAGCGCATCCCGGCGGCCGTCCACGTCGACAAGAGCGCCCGCGCGCAGACGGTCGACCCGGTCACCGAGCCGCTCGTGGCGCGGATGCTGGCGGCCTTCGAGGCACGGACCGGCGTCCCGGTCGTGATCAACACCAGCCTGAACACCGCCGGGCGGCCGATCGTCGACAGTCCGCAGGACGTGCTCGAGTGCTTCGGGTCGGCGCCGATCGACCTGCTGGCCATCGGCCCGTTCGTCGTGCGTCGCCCCGACGTGGTCGTCGCGTGA